One genomic window of Paenisporosarcina antarctica includes the following:
- the bcd gene encoding branched-chain amino acid dehydrogenase: MEIFKNMETYDYEQLVFCQDKTSGLKAIIAIHDTTLGPALGGTRMWTYASEEDAIEDALRLARGMTYKNAAAGLNLGGGKTVIIGDPLKDKNEEMFRAFGRFIQGLNGRYITAEDVGTTVADMDLIHEETNYVTGISPAFGSSGNPSPVTAYGVYRGMKAAAMEAFGSDSLEGKRISVQGVGNVAYHLCRHLYEEGAKLIVTDINKAAVDRVVEEFGATAVNIDEIYSQEVDIFAPCALGAIINDETIPQIKAKVVAGAANNQLKETRHGDILHELGIVYAPDYVINAGGVINVADELNGYNRERAMKRVETVYDNIAKVMEISRTQGIPTYLAADRVAEERIARVGKSRSQFLQNGKHILSGR; this comes from the coding sequence ATGGAAATTTTTAAGAATATGGAAACTTATGACTACGAACAATTGGTGTTTTGTCAAGATAAAACTTCAGGATTGAAAGCAATTATTGCGATTCACGATACAACTTTAGGGCCAGCTTTAGGCGGTACTCGCATGTGGACGTATGCTTCCGAGGAAGATGCAATTGAAGATGCTCTTCGTTTAGCAAGAGGGATGACATACAAAAATGCAGCTGCTGGTTTAAATCTTGGTGGCGGTAAAACGGTTATAATCGGCGATCCATTAAAAGACAAAAACGAAGAAATGTTCCGCGCTTTCGGTCGTTTCATTCAAGGTTTAAACGGTCGTTATATTACAGCTGAAGATGTGGGTACTACTGTAGCGGATATGGATTTAATTCATGAAGAAACAAACTACGTAACAGGAATTTCTCCAGCTTTTGGTTCTTCAGGTAATCCATCTCCAGTTACTGCGTACGGCGTTTACCGTGGTATGAAAGCTGCTGCCATGGAAGCATTTGGTAGTGATTCACTTGAAGGTAAACGCATTTCTGTTCAAGGTGTCGGTAATGTAGCCTATCACTTGTGCCGTCACTTATATGAAGAAGGCGCTAAATTAATTGTTACGGATATTAATAAAGCTGCTGTTGATCGTGTAGTTGAAGAATTCGGTGCAACTGCAGTGAATATAGATGAAATTTATTCACAAGAAGTTGATATTTTTGCTCCATGTGCTCTTGGTGCAATTATTAACGATGAAACAATTCCACAAATAAAAGCAAAAGTCGTTGCTGGTGCTGCAAATAACCAATTAAAAGAAACGAGACATGGCGACATATTGCACGAACTTGGTATCGTCTATGCTCCTGACTATGTAATCAATGCTGGTGGTGTTATTAACGTAGCGGATGAGTTAAATGGTTACAACCGTGAACGTGCAATGAAACGTGTAGAAACAGTCTATGACAACATTGCTAAAGTAATGGAAATTTCACGTACACAAGGAATTCCAACTTACCTAGCAGCTGACCGAGTAGCTGAAGAACGTATTGCTCGTGTTGGTAAATCACGTAGCCAATTCTTACAAAACGGCAAACACATTTTAAGCGGACGTTAA
- the buk gene encoding butyrate kinase, with the protein MQGHLYRILVINPGSTSTKIGVFEDDVLLMEKTIRHSAEEIGQFSSIIDQYEFRKETILEALDEEGINISKLSAVCGRGGLLRPIEGGTYAVNAAMLVDLKKGYSGQHASNLGGILAFEIATGLNIPSYIVDPVVVDEFAPIARISGFSLIERKSIFHALNQKAVARRYAKKCGKAYEDMRLIVTHMGGGITVGVHENGRVIEVNNGLHGDGPFSPERAGTVPAGDLIDLCFSGEYYRNEIMKKLVGQGGLVSYLGTNDAVVVEKRIAKGDKEAELIYDAMAYQVAREIGSASAVLEGKIDAIILTGGLAYGKDFVESISRRINWIADVVVYPGENELQALTEGAIRVLNGEEKAKVYPNLQ; encoded by the coding sequence ATGCAAGGTCATTTATATCGCATTCTTGTCATAAACCCAGGTTCCACATCTACAAAAATTGGTGTTTTTGAAGACGATGTTTTATTGATGGAGAAAACCATCCGACACTCTGCTGAAGAAATCGGACAATTTTCTTCTATCATTGATCAATATGAATTTCGTAAGGAAACCATTTTAGAAGCATTGGATGAAGAAGGAATAAACATTTCGAAGTTGTCTGCCGTCTGTGGTAGAGGTGGGCTCCTTCGTCCAATCGAAGGTGGAACTTATGCGGTAAATGCCGCAATGTTAGTAGATTTAAAAAAAGGGTACTCTGGTCAACACGCTTCCAACTTAGGTGGAATTTTAGCATTTGAAATTGCAACAGGTTTAAATATCCCTTCATACATTGTCGACCCGGTAGTTGTTGATGAGTTTGCTCCGATTGCACGTATTTCAGGATTTTCGTTAATTGAACGCAAATCTATTTTTCATGCATTAAATCAAAAAGCTGTTGCAAGACGATATGCTAAAAAGTGTGGCAAAGCCTATGAAGACATGCGACTTATCGTTACTCATATGGGTGGAGGTATCACAGTTGGCGTTCATGAAAATGGACGAGTGATCGAAGTCAACAATGGATTACACGGAGACGGACCATTTAGTCCAGAACGTGCAGGGACTGTTCCTGCTGGTGACTTAATTGATCTTTGTTTCTCTGGTGAATATTACCGGAACGAAATTATGAAAAAATTAGTTGGTCAAGGTGGGCTCGTTAGTTACCTTGGTACGAATGATGCAGTGGTAGTTGAAAAGCGTATTGCAAAAGGCGATAAAGAAGCTGAGCTAATTTATGATGCAATGGCTTATCAAGTCGCTCGTGAAATCGGATCTGCAAGTGCTGTTTTAGAAGGCAAGATTGATGCGATTATATTAACTGGTGGACTAGCTTACGGAAAAGACTTTGTAGAATCGATTTCGAGACGTATTAACTGGATTGCTGATGTTGTTGTATATCCAGGTGAAAACGAATTACAAGCATTAACTGAAGGCGCCATTCGTGTATTAAATGGTGAAGAAAAAGCAAAAGTATACCCGAACCTACAATAA
- the lpdA gene encoding dihydrolipoyl dehydrogenase, protein MAQDYDVVIIGGGTGGYVAAIRSAQLGLKTAIVEKGSLGGTCLHKGCIPSKALLRSAEVYATTKNHAADFGVNTGEVSLDFSRVQARKESIVSQLHQGVQGLMKKGKIDVYEGTGRMLGPSIFSPSPGGTISVEMNNGEENEMLIPKNVIIATGSRPRSLPGLTIDGTQVMTSDEALVMTELPKSILIVGGGVIGIEWASMLNDFGVEVTVIEYADRIIPTEDADVSKEMQKLLSKKGITFTTSAKVLSDTLETSDGSVTISAEFKGETKTFTAEKMLVSVGRQANVEGIGIENTDIVVDKGFVQVKNTFQTKESHIYAIGDVIGGLQLAHVASHEGITAVEHISGLKTHAIDYNLVSRCIYSNPEAASVGITQQQAKDQGFDVKVGKFSFKAIGKALVYGESDGFVKIIADKNTNDILGVHMIGPHVTDMISEAGLAMVLDATPWEIANTIHPHPTLSEVMGEAALAVEGKAIHA, encoded by the coding sequence ATGGCTCAAGATTATGACGTTGTCATTATAGGAGGCGGAACTGGCGGATACGTTGCTGCAATCCGTTCGGCTCAATTAGGATTAAAAACTGCTATTGTTGAAAAAGGAAGTTTAGGTGGAACCTGCCTACATAAAGGTTGTATCCCAAGTAAAGCCCTACTTCGCAGTGCTGAAGTATATGCAACTACAAAAAATCACGCAGCAGATTTTGGTGTAAATACAGGAGAAGTTTCATTAGATTTCTCTCGAGTACAAGCACGTAAGGAAAGTATTGTTTCTCAGCTTCATCAAGGTGTTCAAGGTTTGATGAAGAAAGGAAAAATAGATGTGTATGAAGGAACTGGCAGAATGTTAGGACCGTCAATCTTCTCTCCATCTCCGGGTGGAACGATTTCTGTCGAGATGAACAATGGTGAAGAAAATGAAATGCTTATTCCTAAAAACGTTATCATTGCGACAGGTTCACGTCCTCGTTCACTTCCAGGCTTAACTATAGATGGAACACAGGTCATGACTTCTGATGAAGCACTTGTAATGACGGAGTTACCTAAATCCATCTTAATCGTTGGTGGTGGCGTTATTGGTATTGAGTGGGCTTCCATGTTGAATGACTTTGGCGTAGAAGTGACAGTAATTGAATATGCAGATCGCATTATCCCTACGGAAGATGCGGATGTTTCAAAAGAAATGCAAAAGTTATTATCTAAAAAAGGAATTACGTTTACGACAAGCGCAAAAGTATTATCAGACACTCTGGAAACTTCTGATGGATCTGTGACGATTTCTGCCGAATTTAAAGGCGAAACGAAAACCTTTACAGCTGAGAAGATGTTAGTTTCAGTTGGTCGTCAAGCCAATGTCGAAGGTATTGGTATTGAAAATACAGATATCGTTGTGGATAAAGGATTTGTCCAAGTGAAAAATACGTTCCAAACGAAAGAATCTCATATTTACGCAATCGGGGATGTCATTGGCGGCTTACAACTTGCACACGTGGCTTCTCATGAAGGCATTACAGCAGTTGAACACATTTCTGGTCTAAAAACTCACGCGATTGATTACAACTTAGTGTCTCGTTGTATTTACTCAAACCCAGAAGCGGCAAGCGTTGGGATTACTCAGCAACAAGCTAAAGACCAAGGTTTTGATGTGAAAGTAGGTAAATTCTCATTTAAAGCAATCGGAAAAGCACTTGTTTATGGTGAGTCTGATGGCTTTGTTAAAATTATTGCTGATAAAAATACAAACGATATTTTAGGCGTACACATGATTGGACCACACGTCACAGATATGATTTCTGAAGCTGGTTTAGCAATGGTACTTGATGCAACACCTTGGGAAATTGCAAACACAATTCACCCACACCCAACGCTTTCTGAAGTAATGGGAGAAGCAGCGCTAGCTGTTGAAGGTAAAGCAATTCACGCATAA
- a CDS encoding thiamine pyrophosphate-dependent dehydrogenase E1 component subunit alpha: protein MTANRHEELGLSNDDVLKIFETMLMARRIDERMWLLNRAGKIPFVISCQGQEATQVGAAYALDNTKDYIAPYYRDMGVVLHFGMTAQDLMLSAFAKAEDPNSGGRQMPGHFGQKKNRILTGSSPVTTQLPHAVGVALAGKIKKKDFITFVTLGEGSSNQGDFHEGLNFAGVHKLPCITLVENNKYAISVPYARQVAAKNVSDRAIGYGMPGFTVDGTDPLEVYKVVKEAADRARSGEGPTLIEAVSHRLTAHSSDDDQRQYRTKEDLAEGVAADPIGKFAAYLTELNILTEELEKDMNDRIMKEVNEATDYAENAPYAAPESALKYVYAEKDGGNA, encoded by the coding sequence ATGACAGCAAATCGTCATGAAGAATTAGGATTATCAAACGATGATGTATTGAAAATCTTTGAAACGATGTTAATGGCACGTCGAATAGATGAACGTATGTGGTTATTAAATAGAGCAGGTAAAATTCCTTTTGTCATCTCATGTCAAGGTCAAGAAGCAACTCAAGTTGGTGCAGCTTATGCATTAGATAACACGAAAGATTATATCGCTCCTTATTACCGTGATATGGGTGTGGTTCTACACTTCGGTATGACAGCTCAAGATTTAATGCTTTCTGCTTTTGCTAAAGCGGAAGATCCAAACTCAGGTGGACGTCAAATGCCTGGTCACTTTGGTCAAAAGAAAAATCGTATTTTAACAGGTTCTTCACCTGTTACGACACAACTTCCTCATGCGGTTGGTGTTGCACTTGCTGGGAAAATTAAGAAAAAAGATTTCATTACTTTTGTGACACTAGGTGAAGGTTCATCTAACCAAGGTGACTTCCACGAAGGATTAAACTTTGCAGGTGTTCATAAATTGCCATGTATTACTTTGGTAGAAAACAATAAGTATGCGATTTCTGTACCTTACGCAAGACAGGTAGCGGCTAAAAACGTATCTGACCGTGCAATTGGCTACGGTATGCCTGGGTTCACAGTTGATGGAACAGACCCTTTAGAAGTGTATAAAGTGGTTAAAGAAGCTGCTGACCGTGCTCGTAGTGGAGAAGGTCCAACACTAATCGAAGCAGTATCACACCGTTTGACGGCTCACTCATCTGATGATGATCAACGTCAATACCGTACAAAAGAAGATCTTGCAGAAGGGGTCGCTGCTGATCCAATTGGCAAGTTTGCGGCTTATTTAACAGAATTAAACATTTTAACTGAAGAACTTGAAAAAGATATGAATGATCGAATTATGAAAGAAGTAAATGAAGCAACGGATTATGCAGAAAATGCTCCATACGCTGCACCAGAAAGTGCATTAAAATACGTCTATGCTGAAAAAGACGGGGGGAACGCATAA
- a CDS encoding alpha-ketoacid dehydrogenase subunit beta codes for MAVMSYIDAITLAMKEEMERDENVFILGEDVGHKGGVFKATQGLYDQFGEDRVMDTPLAESAIAGVGIGAAMYGMRPIAEMQFADFIMPAVNQIISEASRIRYRSNNDWSCPIVFRAPFGGGIHGALYHSQSVEAIFANQPGLKIVIPSTPYDAKGLLKAAIRDDDPVMFFEHKRAYRLIKGEVPEEDYTIEIGKADVKREGEDITVITYGLAVHFALQAAERLEQDGISAHILDLRTIYPLDKEAIIEAASKTGKVLLVTEDNMEGSIMGEVAAIIAENCLFDLDAPIKRLAGPDIPAMPYAPTMEKFFMINPDKVEKAMRELAEF; via the coding sequence ATGGCAGTTATGTCTTATATTGACGCAATTACACTCGCAATGAAAGAAGAGATGGAACGCGATGAAAATGTATTTATCCTTGGTGAAGACGTAGGTCATAAGGGTGGCGTGTTCAAAGCTACTCAAGGCTTATACGATCAATTTGGAGAAGATCGCGTAATGGACACTCCTTTAGCAGAATCTGCTATTGCGGGTGTAGGAATCGGTGCTGCAATGTATGGAATGCGTCCAATTGCAGAAATGCAATTTGCTGATTTCATCATGCCGGCCGTTAACCAAATCATTTCTGAAGCGTCTCGTATTCGTTACCGTTCAAATAATGATTGGTCTTGTCCAATTGTTTTCCGTGCACCTTTTGGTGGAGGAATTCATGGTGCTCTTTATCATTCACAATCAGTTGAAGCAATTTTTGCTAACCAACCAGGTTTGAAAATCGTGATTCCTTCAACACCTTACGATGCAAAAGGCTTATTAAAAGCTGCTATTCGTGATGATGATCCAGTGATGTTCTTTGAACACAAACGTGCTTATCGTTTAATTAAAGGTGAAGTACCTGAAGAGGATTATACAATTGAAATTGGTAAAGCTGACGTTAAACGTGAAGGTGAAGACATTACTGTAATCACTTATGGTCTTGCTGTTCACTTTGCACTACAAGCTGCTGAGCGTCTAGAGCAAGATGGTATTTCTGCTCATATCCTTGATTTGCGTACGATTTATCCATTAGATAAAGAAGCCATTATTGAAGCTGCTTCAAAAACAGGAAAAGTTCTTCTTGTTACTGAAGATAATATGGAAGGTAGCATCATGGGTGAAGTTGCAGCAATCATTGCAGAAAACTGCTTGTTTGACCTTGATGCGCCTATTAAACGTTTAGCAGGACCTGATATTCCAGCAATGCCTTATGCACCTACAATGGAGAAATTCTTTATGATTAATCCAGACAAAGTTGAAAAAGCAATGCGTGAACTTGCTGAATTTTAA
- a CDS encoding dihydrolipoamide acetyltransferase family protein has protein sequence MAIEQIKMPQLGESVTEGTIEKWLVQPGDKVNKYDSLAEVTTDKVTAEVPSSFTGVIKELIATEGETLEVGAIVCTIETEGGASSSEETTSNAASTDKKVAAEMPATASNKAPAPVEREKGSKARYSPAVLKIAQENDIDLTLVDGSGNEGRITRKDLLAIIESGNIPTAKAEQSAPKAENVAAAQSSAPAAKTAAPVNVPLAVGDIEIPVTGIRKAIAANMLRSKHEAPHAWTMIEVDVTNLVQYRNSIKNEFKKKEGFNVTYFAFFVKAVSQALKEYPMMNSMWAGDKIIQKKDINISIAVATPDALYVPVIRSADEKTIKGIGREINELASKVRAGKLKSDEMQGGTFTVNNTGSFGSIQSMGIINYPQAAILQVESIVKRPVIMDGGMIAARDMVNLCLSLDHRVLDGLVCGNFLARVKEILENMTKENTSVY, from the coding sequence TTGGCAATCGAACAAATTAAAATGCCTCAACTCGGCGAATCTGTAACAGAAGGAACAATCGAAAAATGGTTAGTTCAACCGGGTGATAAAGTTAATAAATACGATTCACTTGCGGAAGTAACTACTGATAAAGTGACGGCTGAAGTCCCGTCTTCATTTACTGGTGTGATTAAAGAACTCATCGCAACAGAGGGCGAAACTTTAGAAGTTGGTGCGATTGTTTGTACTATCGAAACGGAAGGTGGAGCTTCTTCTTCTGAAGAGACGACATCAAATGCTGCCTCGACAGACAAGAAAGTAGCTGCAGAAATGCCTGCTACTGCATCTAATAAGGCTCCGGCTCCAGTTGAACGTGAAAAAGGGTCAAAAGCTCGTTATTCACCTGCAGTGCTGAAAATCGCACAAGAAAATGATATTGATTTAACACTTGTAGATGGTTCTGGTAATGAAGGACGTATTACACGCAAAGATTTATTAGCCATTATCGAAAGCGGAAATATCCCAACGGCTAAAGCTGAACAATCTGCTCCTAAAGCAGAAAATGTTGCCGCGGCACAAAGCTCGGCTCCAGCTGCTAAAACAGCTGCTCCTGTAAATGTTCCATTAGCTGTTGGTGATATCGAAATTCCTGTTACAGGAATTCGTAAAGCAATTGCTGCCAACATGTTACGTAGTAAGCATGAAGCACCACATGCATGGACAATGATCGAAGTGGATGTAACGAACCTTGTTCAATACCGTAATAGCATTAAAAATGAATTCAAGAAAAAAGAAGGCTTTAATGTAACGTATTTCGCTTTCTTCGTAAAAGCTGTTTCTCAAGCTTTAAAAGAATACCCAATGATGAACTCAATGTGGGCTGGCGATAAAATCATACAGAAAAAAGACATCAATATTTCAATCGCAGTTGCGACGCCAGATGCATTATATGTTCCGGTTATTAGAAGTGCTGATGAAAAAACAATCAAAGGCATTGGTCGCGAAATTAATGAACTTGCAAGCAAAGTACGTGCAGGTAAGTTGAAATCTGACGAAATGCAAGGTGGAACTTTCACAGTAAACAATACTGGATCATTTGGTTCAATTCAATCGATGGGCATTATCAATTATCCTCAAGCGGCTATTCTACAAGTAGAATCAATTGTTAAACGTCCAGTAATAATGGATGGTGGTATGATTGCTGCTCGCGATATGGTTAATTTATGTCTATCTCTTGATCACCGTGTATTAGACGGTCTAGTTTGTGGAAACTTCTTAGCACGCGTGAAAGAAATCTTAGAAAACATGACAAAAGAAAATACATCCGTGTACTAA
- a CDS encoding methylmalonyl-CoA mutase family protein, with the protein MVINQMKNTTFPKATYEEWKVEAVQSLKGKPYEQLVTPTFEGIDLQPLYTAEHLQKTLNYSEMVSQAKQDAKWLIAQPTSANSAKEFLHKTKEQLTRGNEMIVYTGTSTSWSWSNEELLELVELLKTHPFYISVKTTNDQVIGVFDLISKQDHEKLIGFVNGVSLPFLKTVISTNFIHQAGGTAVHELAYALLSLSKLAEKQSDFSDKAAVQFAIDTNFFMEIGKLRAFRVLWKAFATAYDVEQTSIPMVAETSLRSYSKLDPTVNLLRAGNATFSAVLGGADMISVHPYDILTGSSPSSERIARNVQLVIREETMVNKMIDPSAGSYYVESLTADLVRQSWALFLQVLEKKSEDQEGYLLALAREVQTSRTQVLAKRKASLIGTNIYANPVDVVSTTDTDVETERLAIPFEQLRNQFTEHTLKAAVVSFGVLKDAKPRADFVQGFLQAGGLNPEISPVFTTSVDAWRWVKLNHVDYVVIAAKDEVVKEILPQFIEQSDKQMIIDVAGKFPEEQQWRELGLNGTIFAGQDLIEKMYQLLHVKKEGIRGYEA; encoded by the coding sequence ATGGTCATCAATCAAATGAAAAACACTACGTTTCCTAAAGCAACTTATGAAGAATGGAAAGTTGAAGCTGTTCAATCGTTAAAAGGTAAACCGTATGAGCAACTGGTTACACCTACTTTTGAAGGAATTGACCTTCAACCTTTGTATACTGCTGAACATTTACAAAAAACCTTAAATTATTCCGAAATGGTTTCTCAAGCCAAACAAGATGCAAAATGGCTAATTGCTCAACCAACATCTGCCAATTCGGCTAAAGAATTTTTACATAAAACAAAAGAACAACTTACACGTGGAAACGAAATGATTGTCTACACTGGTACTTCTACTTCATGGTCCTGGTCCAACGAAGAGCTTCTAGAATTAGTGGAGCTATTAAAAACTCATCCATTCTATATTTCCGTAAAAACAACTAATGATCAAGTAATTGGTGTTTTTGACCTTATCTCAAAACAAGATCATGAAAAGTTAATTGGTTTTGTAAATGGTGTTTCATTACCATTTTTAAAGACAGTGATATCAACTAATTTCATCCACCAAGCAGGGGGTACCGCTGTTCATGAACTAGCGTATGCCTTGTTATCTTTGTCAAAACTAGCAGAGAAGCAAAGTGATTTTTCGGATAAAGCAGCTGTCCAGTTTGCGATTGATACGAATTTCTTTATGGAAATCGGAAAACTACGTGCATTCCGTGTATTATGGAAAGCTTTTGCTACTGCATATGACGTCGAACAAACGTCCATTCCTATGGTAGCTGAGACTTCACTACGATCTTATTCAAAACTTGATCCAACAGTAAACTTATTACGAGCGGGAAATGCAACGTTTTCTGCAGTTTTAGGAGGGGCGGATATGATCAGCGTTCACCCTTATGATATATTAACTGGCAGCTCACCATCATCTGAACGAATTGCACGTAATGTCCAACTCGTTATTCGGGAAGAAACGATGGTCAATAAAATGATTGACCCTTCTGCGGGGTCTTACTATGTCGAATCATTAACGGCAGATCTTGTTCGTCAATCATGGGCTTTATTTTTACAAGTATTAGAAAAAAAGTCTGAAGATCAAGAAGGTTATTTATTGGCGTTGGCTCGTGAAGTACAAACTTCAAGAACGCAGGTTCTAGCAAAACGCAAAGCATCCTTGATTGGAACGAATATATACGCTAATCCAGTAGACGTAGTTTCAACTACTGATACCGATGTTGAAACAGAAAGATTGGCCATTCCATTTGAACAACTACGAAATCAATTTACAGAGCACACATTAAAGGCTGCTGTGGTTTCATTTGGCGTGTTAAAAGATGCTAAACCAAGGGCTGATTTTGTTCAAGGCTTCTTGCAAGCAGGTGGGTTAAATCCCGAAATAAGTCCCGTTTTTACAACTTCTGTTGATGCATGGCGTTGGGTGAAATTAAATCATGTTGACTATGTTGTGATAGCCGCAAAAGATGAGGTTGTGAAAGAAATCTTACCGCAATTTATTGAGCAATCAGATAAACAAATGATTATTGATGTTGCAGGGAAATTCCCTGAAGAACAACAATGGCGTGAATTAGGTTTAAACGGTACTATTTTTGCAGGACAAGATTTGATTGAAAAAATGTATCAACTGTTACATGTCAAAAAGGAAGGGATACGTGGATATGAAGCCTAA
- the scpA gene encoding methylmalonyl-CoA mutase, whose product MKPNFKAIQLEDFVSQEKKESASTDSFLTNEGIRLTSRYAKEDVASLEHMSDFPGIAPNTRGPYPTMYVSRPWTVRQYAGFSTAEESNAFYRRNLAMGQKGLSVAFDLATHRGYDSDHPRVTGDVGKAGVAIDSIEDMKILFDGIPLDQMSVSMTMNGAVLPILAFYIVTAEEQGVSPEKLIGTIQNDILKEYMVRNTYIYPPKMSIKIIADIFEYTSKFMPKFNSISISGYHMQEAGATADIELAYTLADGLEYVRTGLKAGIDIDSFAPRLSFFWAIGMNYFMEVAKMRAARRIWAQMMQTFDPKNPKSLALRTHSQTSGWSLTEQDPFNNVTRTLIEANAAAMGHTQSLHTNALDEAIALPTDFSARIARNTQLFLQEETMMTKVIDPWGGSYAVEKLTDELMQKAWSLIEEIEDLGGMTKAIETGLPKMKIEEAAAKKQAQIDSGKEIIIGVNKFRLAEEDPIDILNIDNTVVRQKQINRIEKMKQTRNDDEVQLALNALTNAAKTGAENLLACAVQAARVRATLGEISDAIESVSGRHKAVIRSVSGVYSSNFSNEEEIQAVKDMTEDFKGNEGRRPRILIAKMGQDGHDRGAKVIATAFADLGFDVDIGPLFQTPEETARQGAENDVHVIGVSSLAAGHMTLVPALQSELKKIGREDILIVVGGVIPAQDYAFLRENGAAAIFGPGTVIPVAAGKVIEEIYRRLGYEEVTE is encoded by the coding sequence ATGAAGCCTAATTTCAAAGCGATTCAATTAGAGGATTTTGTTTCTCAAGAGAAGAAGGAATCTGCTTCTACAGATTCCTTTCTAACTAATGAAGGCATACGACTGACGTCAAGATATGCAAAAGAAGATGTAGCATCACTAGAGCATATGTCAGATTTCCCAGGAATTGCGCCAAATACACGGGGACCTTATCCTACGATGTATGTGTCACGGCCCTGGACCGTGCGCCAATATGCAGGATTTTCGACTGCAGAAGAAAGCAATGCATTTTATCGTAGAAACTTGGCGATGGGCCAAAAAGGATTGTCGGTTGCATTTGATTTAGCAACACATCGTGGATACGACTCCGATCATCCACGAGTAACTGGAGACGTTGGAAAAGCAGGGGTAGCGATTGATTCAATTGAAGATATGAAAATTTTGTTTGATGGTATTCCTCTTGATCAAATGTCTGTATCGATGACTATGAATGGTGCAGTATTACCGATTTTAGCTTTTTACATTGTGACAGCAGAAGAACAAGGCGTCTCACCTGAGAAACTTATTGGAACGATTCAAAACGATATTTTAAAAGAGTATATGGTGCGTAATACGTATATTTATCCACCAAAAATGTCAATAAAAATTATTGCTGACATATTTGAATACACATCGAAATTTATGCCGAAATTCAACTCGATATCAATATCCGGCTATCATATGCAAGAAGCAGGGGCCACTGCTGATATTGAATTAGCTTATACGCTTGCTGATGGTCTAGAATATGTTCGTACAGGGTTAAAAGCCGGCATTGATATTGATTCATTTGCCCCTAGGTTATCGTTTTTCTGGGCTATCGGTATGAACTACTTTATGGAAGTGGCTAAAATGAGAGCAGCTCGTCGGATTTGGGCACAGATGATGCAAACTTTTGATCCGAAAAACCCGAAATCACTAGCACTTCGAACTCATTCTCAAACGTCAGGATGGAGTTTAACAGAACAAGACCCGTTCAATAATGTTACACGAACACTAATTGAAGCAAATGCAGCAGCAATGGGTCATACCCAGTCATTGCATACTAATGCACTGGATGAAGCCATTGCTTTACCTACAGATTTCTCAGCTCGTATTGCTCGTAATACCCAGCTTTTCTTGCAAGAGGAAACTATGATGACAAAAGTCATTGACCCGTGGGGCGGTTCGTATGCCGTTGAAAAATTAACGGATGAATTAATGCAAAAAGCATGGTCTTTGATTGAAGAGATAGAAGATCTGGGTGGAATGACAAAAGCGATTGAAACAGGATTACCAAAAATGAAAATTGAAGAAGCCGCTGCAAAAAAACAAGCACAAATTGATTCAGGAAAAGAAATTATAATTGGTGTTAATAAATTCCGATTAGCCGAAGAAGATCCGATTGATATATTAAATATTGATAATACGGTTGTGCGACAAAAGCAAATTAATCGAATTGAAAAAATGAAACAAACGCGTAATGATGATGAAGTTCAACTTGCACTAAATGCCCTTACAAACGCAGCGAAAACAGGGGCAGAGAATTTACTTGCATGCGCAGTACAAGCGGCGAGAGTTCGTGCTACTCTTGGTGAAATTTCAGATGCCATTGAAAGTGTATCAGGTCGACATAAGGCGGTGATTCGTTCCGTGAGTGGTGTATATAGTTCAAACTTTTCAAATGAAGAAGAAATTCAAGCGGTTAAAGATATGACAGAAGACTTTAAAGGAAATGAAGGGCGTCGCCCCCGAATTTTAATTGCTAAAATGGGACAAGATGGACACGATCGTGGAGCTAAAGTCATTGCCACTGCCTTTGCCGATTTAGGATTTGATGTAGATATTGGACCATTGTTCCAAACACCTGAAGAAACAGCTAGGCAAGGGGCGGAAAACGATGTACATGTAATTGGCGTTAGTTCTCTTGCTGCAGGCCATATGACATTAGTGCCAGCACTCCAAAGTGAATTGAAAAAAATTGGACGTGAAGATATTCTCATTGTTGTAGGTGGGGTTATTCCTGCTCAAGATTATGCGTTCTTGCGTGAAAATGGAGCAGCTGCGATTTTTGGACCAGGAACGGTGATTCCTGTGGCGGCAGGAAAAGTCATAGAAGAAATTTACCGACGTCTTGGGTATGAGGAAGTGACTGAATAA